The Thermoanaerobaculia bacterium genome contains the following window.
CCCCCCGGGGGGGGGGGGGGGGCCCGGCGCCGCGGGGCGGACGTCGGCCGCCGCACGGGATGGCCCGATCCCCCCGGCAGGGTTGACGATGTCGAAAGCGTTTTCGCACTTCGTGCAGCGAATCTTCTTCGACGGCTTGCCGTCGAAGCGCGCCTCGTCGTACCGATACTTCGCGGCGCAGGCCGGACACGCGACGATCAACGGTTCGCTCCGACCCGTCGGGCATTCCCGGAATTCATGGGTTGCCGCGATTCTGCCATCCGAGCGCGGGGCAGATCAAGGTCGATTCCCGGAAAGGATCCGCCGGAGCGCGGAGACCACGGCCTCGACGTCGTCGGGCGAGTTTCCTTCCCCGAACGAAAACCGCACGGTGCTCCTCGCCTCCTCCGGCGAGGCGCCGAGCGCCAGGATCGCGGGCGAGGGAACGACCGACCCGGAAGAGCAGGCGGAACCCACGGAAACGGCGATCCCCTCGAGGTCCAGGGCGATCGCGATCGCCTCTCCCGCCCGACCGGGGAACGCGATCGCGGAGGTGTTCCCGATTCTCGGGACCGATTCGCCCC
Protein-coding sequences here:
- a CDS encoding zinc-ribbon domain-containing protein; the encoded protein is MIVACPACAAKYRYDEARFDGKPSKKIRCTKCENAFDIVNPAGGIGPSRAAADVRPAAPGPPPPPGG